The following proteins come from a genomic window of Chelonia mydas isolate rCheMyd1 chromosome 15, rCheMyd1.pri.v2, whole genome shotgun sequence:
- the CRYBB1 gene encoding LOW QUALITY PROTEIN: beta-crystallin B1 (The sequence of the model RefSeq protein was modified relative to this genomic sequence to represent the inferred CDS: substituted 1 base at 1 genomic stop codon) translates to MPPFSASLXPELTTAMSETMRTAAASQAADDKEQGALAPAPSPDHTPASNTKAEQPSRKAFRIVIFEQENFQGRKMEFTNECLNLGDRGFDRVRSVIVSTGPWVAFEQSNLRGEMFILEQGEYPRWDTWSSSYRSDCFRSMRPVKMVADGYKVSLFESADFKGNKMEIQEDDVPSLWAHGFCDRVGSVKVSSGTWVGYQYPGYRGYQYLFEKGDFRHWNEWSAFQPQVQSIRRIRDKQWDQKGFFTAPDAPSN, encoded by the exons ATGCCTCCTTTCAGTGCCTCTCTTTGACCTGAGCTGACCACGGCAATGTCGGAGACCATGAGAactgctgctgccagccaggctgctgaTGACAAGGAACAGggagccctggccccagccccatctccagaCCACACTCCTGCTTCGAACACTAAGGCTGAGCAGCCTTCCAGGAAAGCtttcagg ATCGTCATCTTTGAGCAGGAGAATTTCCAGGGCAGGAAGATGGAGTTCACAAACGAGTGCCTGAACCTAGGCGACCGTGGGTTCGACCGGGTGCGCAGCGTCATTGTCAGCACTGGACC ctgggtGGCCTTTGAGCAGTCCAACCTGCGCGGAGAGATGTTcatcttggagcagggtgagtaTCCTCGCTGGGATACCTGGTCCAGCAGCTACAGGAGCGACTGCTTCAGGTCCATGCGTCCCGTCAAGATG GTGGCTGATGGCTATAAAGTCTCCCTCTTTGAATCTGCTGACTTCAAGGGCAACAAGATGGAAATCCAGGAAGATGACGTGCCCAGCCTCTGGGCTCATGGCTTCTGTGACCGGGTGGGAAGTGTGAAAGTGTCCAGTGGAAC CTGGGTTGGATACCAGTATCCTGGCTACCGAGGCTACCAGTATCTCTTTGAGAAAGGAGACTTCAGACACTGGAATGAATGGTCTGCCTTCCAGCCCCAGGTCCAGTCTATCCGTCGCATCAGGGACAAACAGTGGGATCAGAAAGGCTTTTTCACCGCCCCTGACGCTCCTTCGAACTGA
- the CRYBA4 gene encoding beta-crystallin A4, which produces MPCRAPGHSDGAVPCLDLPCIASGVISSPCLDRAIMSQHCTKFSGLWKMVVWDEAFFQGRKKEFTAECYDVRECGFQTVRSFKIESGAWAGFEHVGFQGQQFVLERGEYPRWEAWSGSHAYHVERMSSFRPIACANHRDSKMTVFEWENFLGRKGELSDDYPSLPAMGWGSSAVSSFRAHSGAWVCSQFPGYRGFQYILECDRHAGEYKHFREWGSHVQTSQVQSIRRIQQ; this is translated from the exons ATGCCATGCAGAGCTCCAGGACACAGCGATGGAGCAGTTCCATGCCTGGATCTCCCCTGCATTGCATCTGGTGTCATCAGTTCCCCCTGCCTG GACAGAGCCATAATGAGCCAACACTGCACTAAGTTTTCTGGCCTCTGGAAG ATGGTGGTGTGGGATGAGGCATTCTTCCAGGGCCGGAAGAAGGAGTTCACCGCCGAGTGCTATGACGTGAGGGAGTGCGGCTTCCAGACGGTCCGCTCCTTCAAGATTGAGAGTGGCGC GTGGGCAGGCTTTGAGCACGTGGGCTTCCAGGGGCAGCAGTTCGTTCTGGAGCGAGGTGAGTACCCTCGCTGGGAGGCCTGGAGCGGCAGCCATGCCTACCACGTGGAGAGGATGAGCTCCTTCCGCCCCATCGCCTGTGCT AATCACCGGGACAGCAAGATGACGGTCTTCGAGTGGGAGAACTTCCTGGGGCGGAAAGGGGAACTGAGCGACGACTACCCTTCGCTGCCAGCCATGGGCTGGGGGAGCAGCGCGGTGAGCTCCTTCCGCGCTCACTCTGGCGC CTGGGTCTGCTCCCAGTTCCCTGGGTACCGGGGCTTCCAGTACATCCTGGAGTGCGACCGTCACGCGGGCGAATACAAGCACTTCCGGGAGTGGGGCTCCCACGTGCAGACCTCCCAGGTTCAGTCCATCCGGAGGATCCAGCAGTGA